In the Rhizobium sp. CB3090 genome, one interval contains:
- a CDS encoding ATP-binding protein, translating to MSTLANLQEKLVAAVDDHAAPRERPVEDAPPITADPIEISPANILDAPQPAFSQWLQRHWLNGGGLIAGVAFLWVGYAGGPLALAALLGLMVLAIVAGGVFRRRNAARKVVAETPTLSEHEHDRLWENNESTSLLATIHDALGDITVTRDIERRIIHGNATFRKLIGRSNPEGLTLEEAGLVFRAALASERQDAEISTPEGPRIFAWHDVMFRDPATGQLRIQSVARDVTEERQAARLREEARLKAEYNSAAKSRLLATVSHEIRTPLSGILGMNHLLAQTPLTLEQANYLTGIRQSGNALVQLVEDLLDFSTIEVGRFQLRPRAEHLRPLLEGVVEMLAHRAHEKGIEIAATVAADVPEIMEFDPARLRQVLFNVIGNAVKFTQTGGVLIRAGLDSEDLVISVRDSGPGMTEEEQARIFGEFEQAGSMLDRSAGTGLGLAISARILREFGGTLSVSSMRGEGSEFNVRFPVSAVAGENEQVRRNELLKCSRVLLLAPEGAASTAIADTIRTLGGHCRLIGPGDVEKLARSALQDEGMPLTDLIVDHRMAPWYFREGTELVASGVRKIFLVNPEERNTHPLDLFDAWLIRPLREQSLIDVLSGRMRGMEKRDVLSSPPEIGIVTPETADVALNVLLGEDDPVNAMLVRAMLAKAGHRVRLVEDFDNLLARAENSENRPDVVVTDLTMPGGEGAAMLAQLRALERRYGLSPLPVIVLTADSRDAIRRQALLSGADAVIVKPVDPDRLIAEVRGLSKQALGHG from the coding sequence ATGAGCACTCTGGCAAACCTGCAGGAAAAGCTTGTCGCCGCCGTTGACGACCACGCCGCACCACGCGAACGGCCGGTTGAAGACGCGCCGCCCATTACTGCCGATCCCATTGAGATTTCGCCGGCTAACATTTTGGATGCGCCGCAGCCTGCGTTTTCCCAATGGCTGCAGCGCCATTGGTTGAACGGTGGCGGCCTGATTGCCGGCGTCGCGTTCTTGTGGGTCGGCTATGCCGGCGGCCCGCTGGCGCTTGCTGCTTTGCTAGGCCTGATGGTGCTGGCGATTGTCGCCGGCGGCGTCTTCCGCAGGCGAAATGCTGCCCGCAAGGTCGTGGCGGAGACGCCGACCCTCAGCGAACATGAGCACGACCGTCTCTGGGAGAACAACGAAAGCACCAGCCTGCTTGCCACCATCCACGATGCGCTTGGCGATATCACGGTGACACGCGACATCGAACGCCGCATCATTCATGGCAATGCCACTTTCCGCAAACTGATCGGCAGGTCGAATCCAGAGGGTTTGACATTGGAGGAGGCGGGTCTTGTCTTCCGCGCCGCCCTAGCTTCCGAGCGCCAGGACGCGGAGATTTCCACGCCGGAAGGCCCGCGCATCTTTGCTTGGCATGATGTCATGTTCCGTGATCCCGCCACCGGGCAGTTGAGGATCCAGAGCGTCGCCCGCGACGTCACCGAGGAGCGGCAGGCCGCGCGTCTGCGCGAAGAGGCACGGCTGAAGGCGGAATATAACAGCGCTGCCAAATCGCGGCTGCTCGCGACCGTCAGCCACGAGATCCGAACGCCTCTGTCGGGCATTCTCGGCATGAACCATCTGCTCGCCCAGACGCCGCTGACCCTGGAGCAGGCCAATTACCTGACCGGCATCCGCCAGTCTGGCAATGCCCTGGTGCAACTCGTCGAAGACCTCTTGGATTTCTCGACGATCGAAGTCGGCCGCTTCCAGCTCCGGCCGCGCGCCGAACATCTGCGGCCGCTGCTGGAAGGCGTTGTCGAGATGCTCGCCCATCGCGCCCATGAAAAAGGTATCGAGATCGCCGCAACCGTCGCGGCGGATGTTCCCGAAATCATGGAGTTCGATCCCGCTCGCCTCCGCCAGGTGCTGTTCAACGTCATCGGCAATGCCGTGAAGTTTACGCAGACAGGTGGCGTCCTCATCCGCGCCGGCCTCGATAGCGAAGACCTGGTGATATCGGTCAGGGACAGCGGCCCGGGAATGACCGAGGAGGAGCAGGCACGCATCTTCGGCGAGTTCGAACAGGCGGGTAGCATGTTGGACAGAAGTGCCGGCACAGGTCTGGGGCTCGCCATCTCCGCCCGCATCCTGCGTGAGTTCGGCGGCACATTGAGCGTTTCCAGCATGCGGGGCGAAGGCAGCGAATTCAACGTCCGCTTCCCGGTTTCGGCTGTTGCCGGAGAGAACGAACAGGTCAGGCGCAACGAGCTGCTCAAATGCTCCCGTGTACTGCTGCTGGCGCCGGAAGGCGCCGCAAGCACGGCGATTGCCGATACCATCCGCACACTTGGCGGCCACTGCCGCCTGATCGGTCCCGGTGATGTGGAAAAGCTGGCGCGGTCCGCTCTTCAAGACGAAGGCATGCCGCTGACGGATCTCATCGTCGATCATCGCATGGCCCCATGGTATTTCCGCGAAGGGACTGAACTTGTCGCGTCCGGCGTTAGAAAGATCTTTCTGGTCAATCCGGAGGAGCGCAACACGCATCCGCTCGATCTCTTCGATGCATGGCTCATTCGGCCGTTGCGCGAACAATCGCTGATCGATGTGCTGAGCGGCCGCATGCGCGGCATGGAGAAGCGGGATGTGCTGAGCAGCCCGCCCGAAATCGGTATCGTGACGCCGGAGACGGCGGATGTCGCACTCAACGTTCTCTTGGGCGAGGACGATCCTGTCAACGCCATGCTGGTGCGCGCCATGCTCGCCAAAGCCGGCCACAGGGTTCGTCTCGTCGAGGATTTCGATAATTTGCTCGCCCGCGCCGAAAACAGCGAAAATCGCCCTGATGTCGTCGTCACCGATCTCACCATGCCCGGCGGCGAGGGCGCAGCGATGCTCGCGCAACTAAGGGCATTGGAGCGCCGATACGGCCTTTCGCCGCTGCCTGTGATCGTGCTGACCGCCGACAGTCGCGACGCCATCCGACGCCAGGCACTGCTTTCCGGGGCCGATGCCGTCATCGTCAAGCCGGTAGATCCCGATCGTTTGATCGCAGAGGTACGGGGCCTGTCGAAGCAGGCTTTGGGACACGGCTAG
- the lspA gene encoding signal peptidase II — MNEQAPAKPALFSRPLPILIFIVAAVILDQAVKIIVDNWLPLQEMVPVIPMLALYRTYNLGVAFSMLSGTDGWFIVGMRLVIVVFVLWLWRRTPNHRWLAHLGFALIIAGALGNLIDRFLYGHVIDYILFHTETWSFAVFNLADSFITVGAGCVILDELLLPKKAKA, encoded by the coding sequence ATGAACGAACAAGCACCCGCAAAACCCGCTCTGTTTTCCCGGCCTTTGCCGATCCTGATTTTCATTGTGGCCGCCGTTATCCTCGATCAGGCGGTCAAGATCATAGTCGACAACTGGCTGCCTTTGCAGGAGATGGTGCCGGTCATTCCGATGCTGGCGCTTTACCGCACCTATAATCTCGGCGTCGCCTTCTCGATGCTGTCGGGCACGGATGGCTGGTTCATCGTCGGCATGCGGCTCGTTATCGTCGTTTTCGTGCTCTGGCTCTGGCGGCGGACGCCAAATCATCGCTGGCTTGCCCATCTCGGCTTCGCTTTGATTATTGCCGGTGCGCTCGGCAACCTGATCGACCGGTTCCTCTACGGCCATGTGATCGACTACATCCTCTTCCATACCGAAACATGGTCGTTCGCCGTCTTCAATCTCGCCGACAGTTTCATCACCGTCGGGGCGGGCTGCGTCATTCTGGACGAGCTGCTTTTGCCGAAAAAGGCGAAAGCCTAA
- a CDS encoding GNAT family N-acetyltransferase, which yields MSIEILNREAQGEMVQSSKATVEPVASDVLGRIGNLETRLARTAREIDAAQAVRYRVFVEEMNAQLPADAMRRQRDIDSWDSICDHLLVLDRSLEGDSEDQIVGTYRLLRQDVAMANGGFYSSSEFDIDALLARHPEKRFMELGRSCVLPEYRTKRTVELLWQGNWAYSLKHGMNAMFGCASFPGIRPEQHALALSFLYHNVSAKDEWAVSALPSLARTMDLMPVEAVNSKKALMALPPLIKGYLRLGAMVGSTAVVDHAFNTTDVLIVLPIASISDRYVNYYGADAGRFAS from the coding sequence ATGTCCATCGAAATTTTGAATCGCGAAGCTCAGGGCGAAATGGTTCAGTCTTCAAAGGCAACGGTTGAGCCGGTTGCCAGCGATGTGCTCGGACGCATCGGAAATCTAGAAACGCGCCTTGCTCGCACGGCACGGGAAATTGATGCTGCCCAGGCGGTGCGCTATCGCGTCTTCGTTGAGGAGATGAATGCGCAACTCCCGGCCGATGCCATGCGTCGCCAGCGCGATATCGATAGCTGGGATTCGATCTGCGACCATCTGCTGGTTCTCGACCGCTCGCTGGAAGGCGATTCGGAAGACCAGATTGTCGGCACCTATCGTCTGCTGCGCCAGGATGTGGCGATGGCGAATGGCGGCTTCTATTCTTCTTCGGAATTCGACATCGATGCCCTGCTCGCCCGTCATCCCGAAAAGCGCTTCATGGAACTCGGCCGCTCCTGCGTGCTGCCGGAATACCGTACCAAGCGAACGGTCGAACTGCTGTGGCAGGGCAATTGGGCCTATTCGCTGAAACACGGCATGAACGCCATGTTCGGCTGCGCCTCCTTCCCCGGCATCCGTCCGGAGCAGCATGCGCTGGCTCTATCCTTCCTCTACCATAACGTCAGCGCCAAGGACGAATGGGCCGTCAGCGCGCTGCCGTCGCTTGCACGCACCATGGACCTGATGCCCGTCGAAGCGGTCAATTCCAAGAAGGCGCTGATGGCGCTGCCGCCGCTGATCAAGGGTTACCTGCGCCTTGGCGCCATGGTCGGCTCCACCGCCGTCGTGGATCATGCCTTCAACACGACCGACGTCCTGATCGTCCTGCCGATCGCCAGCATTTCGGACCGCTATGTCAATTATTACGGTGCCGACGCCGGCCGGTTTGCGAGTTGA
- a CDS encoding RNA methyltransferase produces the protein MNHDFRNDGPRKVGHVKEVTSLANPIIKDIKALTNKKSREESGAFLAEGLKLVIDALELGWTIRTLVYAKAAKGRPLVEQVAAKTVAAGGLVLEVSEKVIASITRRDNPQMVVGIFDQRWRQLRDVKPKTGDTWVALDRVRDPGNLGTIIRTADAAGASGVILVGETTDPFSLETVRATMGSVFAVPVVKATPEEFLAWKKTAGVSVVATHLAGAVDYRTIDYKKKPVVLLMGNEQSGLPDALAKEADALARIPQAGRADSLNLAVATAVMLFESRRHLLTLSETR, from the coding sequence ATGAACCATGATTTCCGCAATGACGGCCCCCGCAAGGTCGGACATGTCAAGGAGGTCACCTCCCTTGCCAATCCGATCATCAAGGACATCAAGGCGCTGACCAACAAGAAGTCGCGCGAGGAGAGCGGCGCTTTCCTGGCGGAAGGTTTGAAGCTGGTCATCGATGCCCTGGAGCTCGGCTGGACCATTCGCACGCTGGTCTACGCCAAGGCGGCCAAAGGCAGGCCGCTGGTCGAGCAGGTGGCCGCCAAAACCGTCGCTGCCGGCGGGCTGGTGCTCGAAGTCAGCGAAAAAGTTATCGCCTCCATCACCCGCCGCGATAACCCGCAGATGGTGGTCGGCATATTCGACCAGCGCTGGCGGCAGCTCCGCGACGTCAAGCCGAAGACCGGCGACACCTGGGTGGCACTCGATCGCGTGCGTGACCCCGGCAATCTCGGCACCATCATCCGCACCGCCGATGCGGCTGGTGCGTCCGGCGTGATCCTCGTCGGTGAAACGACGGACCCGTTTTCGCTGGAAACCGTAAGGGCAACCATGGGCTCGGTCTTCGCCGTTCCCGTCGTCAAGGCGACGCCGGAAGAGTTTTTGGCCTGGAAGAAGACCGCGGGCGTTTCCGTTGTGGCCACCCATCTGGCCGGTGCTGTCGATTACCGCACGATCGATTACAAGAAAAAGCCCGTCGTGCTGCTGATGGGCAATGAACAGTCCGGCCTGCCGGATGCCCTGGCGAAGGAGGCCGATGCGCTTGCCCGCATCCCGCAGGCCGGCCGCGCCGACAGCCTTAACCTGGCGGTGGCGACGGCAGTCATGCTGTTCGAATCCCGCCGTCATCTTCTGACCCTAAGCGAGACGCGATGA